The segment GTAACGATGATTCCGAATGGAATTGATCGATCACCGGTTGTTCAGCGAAAGCCACACGAGACCGTACGTTTCGTTTTCTTGAGCCGGTTACACAAGAAGAAAGCGGTCGCGGAATTGGTCATGGCGTTCTGTCAGTCGCCTTTGAAGAACAACCCAAACGTTGAGCTTGTCGTCGCCGGACCTGATGAGGGCGAACTGGACAGGATTACTGAGTGCATTCGAACTACGCAGACGGACAATGTCGTAGTCCCCGGTGCGATCTTCGGCGATAAGAAATTCGGCCTACTTGAATCGTCCGACTTTTTCGTTCTCCCCTCTCACAGCGAAGGCTTTCCTTCCTCGGTTGTCGAAGCCATGGGACGTGGTTGCATCCCGATCATTTCAGATGGCTGCAATTTCCCCGAAGCAAAAGCACTTACGATCAGTGCATCACCAGATATCGATAGCATTAAGAACGCCTTGATGACCGCAGCGAATTTGAAGCCAGACAAAGTCTCCAAGTGGTCGTCAGAAGCTGCTGACTTTATTAGAGCAAATTACACGGTTGACAAAATTGCTTATCAGCAATTGGAGCTGCTTTGCCGCCTAACCAACTCACCTCTTGCAAAGCAGCCCTGCAATGTAGAGAGCCAAACGCATGTCGTTTGAAAACATCGGCCAGAAAGAGATTCAACGACTCGACCGGTTTCACAGCAATCTTTCAATCTGGAACCGATTGGAAAGATCGGCCTGGGGCATCACATGGCTGATCTTTTTTCGCCCATCCCCAAGAATCGCATTCCGATGGCGACGGTTTCTGCTGCGGTGCTATGGCGCGACAATTGGCGAAAACGTTCGAATCTACAACTCTGCATCAATCTTCTTGCCTCGCAATCTGACGCTTGCGGCGCATTGTGTGATTGGCCCCCGAGTGGACGTCTACTGCGTAGCTTCGATCGACTGCGGCGAGCACGTGATGGTCTCGCAAAATGTTGAGCTATGTGCAGCAACACATGATTACCGCCAAGTAGATCTGCCACTTGTTGCCTCGCCAATTCGCATCGAACCTGAGTCGTGGGTGTGCGCGTCGGCATTCATTGGCCCGGGTGTCACGATTGGACGCGGCGCCGTTGTGGGGGCAAGATCTGTCGTGTTTAAAGATGTGGCCAGCGAGGACATTGTCGCGGGCAACCCGGCGAAGCGAATCCGCTCACGCACAGAACAGAAGTCCGCTGGTGGATCAGGAACGTAACTCAGTGACGACCGCCAGCAATCCAAAACATGCCATGGCTGTTCCAGCGACAGCACGCAATGGCAATTCAGATCGCGCGAGGTTCTCACTTGATTCACGTGTTCAAACGCCGGTGCTATTTTGGAGTGTCATTTTTTTCGGCGTGCTACCGTTCTTGATCAAGTATTGCGCGGCAATGTGGAATCAAGATTTGTACCAGTACTTCCCGTTCCTGCTGATTGCGGTGTTCGGGTTGGCCTACCTACGATTCGATCGTCGCGTCTACTTACCGACGGGCCTTGGGGCACATCTTGCCATTCTGGCCGCGATTTGTTTCTTGGTTCCTGCCGCGATGTTGCAGTCGAGCTGGTTGGGCGCGATCGCTTTCATCTTTTTGACCGCAGCGTTTTTAGGGTCGCAACGAGCAAGGGACGGTCGATCACTGCTGTATCTTGCAGTACCGATGGTCATGTTCTTGCGTGCCCCATTGCTGGCCACGTACACCGTGATGAATCGACTGCAATTGATAACCACTGACTTGTCCAGCATCTTGCTGGATGTAGTTGGCGTTTTGCACAATCAGTCGACAAACACAATCGAACTCGTTTCGAAAAACTTGTTTGTGGCAGAAGCCTGCAGCGGTGTGCAGTCATTGTTCACGATCTGCTTTTTGGCGCTGGTGGTGCTAGTCTATCAACGCCGATCATTGATACTGACGCCGCTTTACCTTGGGATTGCGTTTCTGTTTGCGATTGCCGGAAACGTGATTCGAGTCACTTCGATCGCGATTGCCGAAGAATGGTTTCGCGTCGATATCACAACAGGGCTTCGACATGAATTGATCGGCTATCTCTGTCTAGCGATCGCGGCCGGGATGCTGGTGTCATTTGACCATTTGATCGGATTATTGCCTTTTGCGACACGGACCCAGCAAAGTGCGACCACGACCGACACGGAAGGCTTGGTCCAGGCAAATGCCGAGTCAGAATTTTCAATCGGGCACGGGTTACGCGGGATGCGAATTGGCCAAGTGGTACCTGTTGCGATTATCGTGTTGTGCGGACTTGCGATGATCACTCAGTATGCGTTGAGTGAAACGGATGTGCGTCCCGTGGTGGCAACCAACCAGGTCCTCTATGAACCGTCCCCCAGTTTCCTTAGCGGAGCAGGTGCCCCCGTTCGCGTTGTATCGCACGAAGTCAATCGAGACTCTCACGGCGATCGCAACGCAAGACACGGAATGAATTCGGACGTGTGGCGTTGTGGCATCGGGTCGCAATCTGGTCAATTCGTTTTGAGCCAGCCGTACATGGGGTGGCACGAGTTGACGATTTGCTACAAGGTTCAAAACTGGACCATGACAGCTCGCAATGCCGTCTCGGTTGCCGGCGAACAGGAACCTGTGGTCGTTGCCGATTTCCTGTCGGACAACGGCGTGCACGGCTGTTTGGTTTTCTCGGGCGTCAACTCGAACGGAAAACTTCCGCGGACGCCTGGTCATTCGCCGTATGCTCGCATTTTGGCGCCCGTCTATCCGTTGATCATGGATGACTTTGCCGAAACGTCGGGGAGTGCCCAAACGTTAATGCTGCAGTACTGGATGGCTCAGCCGCAACCGATCAATGAAGCCGACAAACAAAATGCTGTCGACGCGATGGTCAAGATTCGTCGGCATACCGCAAAAGAGATCGAAAAAACGTTTGTCGAGTCACTCTCGCAGCGGTGAACCCGAAAACTAACGCGATGCATTCTCCCCCCATGACGGAACACGACACCGCAAACGCAAACGCAAACGTCACGCTGCCTTCCAATGCGTCAGCAATAGAAGACAAACGAGACCTGAGGTATGCGTTGGCGACCATGGCTTTTGCAGCTTTGGTTGCCGCCGTTTTGCTTTACGGCGGATGGTGGCGTCAAGCCAGACTGCCGGCCAAGTACGAGGCTCTGCATGACGCTGCGGAGGCAGACTACGAACAGCAACTTGCCATCCCTGCTGCTGATCGCGACCCTGATGTGTTTTTTACGCTAGGATCGCGCGTCGATGTTTTATCACGACGTCTGTATCGGTATTCGATTGACCCGAGTCGCCAGTGGCAGCGTTCAGAGTTTCTGCGTGCCCACGCTCATCGACTTAGCCGGCTTGTTCAATCGCCGGATGACTGGTCCGATCCCGCACTTCTTGAAGACGCAGCGCAGCGCATTGGCGGATACTTGCGTGATTCGCAAGAGATGGCCGAGAAGGTGCTTCGATCAAATTCGATCTACAGCAGCGACGCCAACCTACGCCGCATCGAAGACGCCTTAGCGAACTCGTCGTTGGATCAAACACAGATCAACGAGTATCGCGAGCTCCTCGACTCAGTCATCTTGCAGGCCGATGATCATCGACGTTCTGCAGACTCAGGCTCGAAAGATCAAGATTTCCAAAAACGGTCACGACTAACGCGCCGCCGCGCTGCGTTGCTATCAGGAATCCTACTTTTTGAATCGGCATGGGATGACGCACCTAATGATTCTCCCTTGATTGCCAACCAGCAATCCATCGATCGTGCAGTCCTCGAGCTAACGGAACTGCGATCGTCACTTACAGACGAGAACGACGTCGGGAATCGGTTGCTCGACACCATCGCGTTGGCACTTCGATCTCAACTAGATCCCACACAACCTCAAGATCCGCCGGAAGACGAAGTCTCGAACCACGACGACTTTTCCGATGCGTTGGCATCGCTTTACACCGAATCAATCATCAGTGATTCCAAATTGAACACATCAACTCATCTGGTAGATTGGTTGCCCGGCTTGGCAGCATGTTGCCTGCAAGAGAACTGGTCGCGGGCTAACGAGTTGATCCGTCGAGCGGGGCGACAAGACGCACTATCGTCGAGTGAAGTTTCATTCATCAGGCGATGGACTGCCAAGTTCATTTGCCGCTTGATGGTTTCGAAAGGGCGTGCGTCTTCGGAGGCATCCGAGGGAGCATCCATGTCGGACGGACTAAGCCTAGCGATCGCAATGGACGCAGGGGGCGACGAAACCTGTTCAATGCTTTACACGATTGCAAGACTGCGTTCGAAAACGGAAAGCCCCAATGTGGAGCCCTCGATCGCGTCAAGGTTTGCTTCAGCAACCGATTCCGCGATGGCAATTCCTAGCCAGCCGGCGAGCTTGGTGTCCGCGATGATCGCGGCCGGGATGGACGCCGACACGGAAAAACAGATCGAAATAGCCGAAACCGCCGAGATGCTACAATCGGATCTTCCGACCCGCGTCGCTTTCGTTGCACTTTGGCGATATAGCGTCGTGGCCCCCCCGGCCAATGTCTCGATCTCAAACGACCAAGCAATCTCAACCAGGGATGATCGTGAAGCCGCAATTTGGAGCCAGATCATTGAGGCACTGATCGATCCGGATGCTCAAGATTCCAGTGGACTCGCCTACTGCCAACTCGCCCAATCTGCTTGGCAGTTTCACAACAACAAAATTGACGAGTCGTTTAAAAATTTGATCCAGGCTCGCGATAAACTAGGACCGCATCCTATCGTTGGACAACTCGAACGAGCCCACGCTGATCGCAAAATGTCAAAGCTAAATCGCTAGGCTGCCGAGGAAACCCAATTCGCTTTGATCACTTAGTAACGGTTATAGCGGAAAGCGACTTTGAAATCGCGCCGTCGAAGAGCCGGGGCAGAATTTCGAGCTTGTTTTTGAAGGCATGACGTTAGACTAAGAGCCTCTCTCATCAAGCCACACGAATTCCATCTAGCAGAATCATCCGGATGAAAGCTCAACAGCTTACCGAACCTCGGTTTTCTGATCCGAACCAAGGATTAACCGCCTCGGCTCAAACTGAGAACCAAGCGGTCAACATTGCCGATGCAGTGTGGCGTTACCGCTGGGCGGTCGCCCTGCCGGTCATCGTTGGCGCAGTTTGCGGATTGCTGATTTACCTGCAGTTGCCGGAAACCTATCGCAGCACAACTCGTTTGATGATCGAGTCTGACAACAAAGCGATGCTAGAATCGATGAGTGGCGAGGTGATCGGTGGCGTACCAGGCTTGGATATCGTTGAATCTCAACTTTTCAGCGATCGTGTGCTTGCTGCGACGTTCGCGAATCCGCGTATGCGACCGTTTCAAAGCGAATTCGAAAGCCATCAGGCGATGTTCAACGACATCGCTTTAAATTCGCTTGAACTGGAACCGGAGGTTGACGATCTTCGAACAGCGCAGTCGGTGGTGGCATTGTTGCATTTCGAAAGTGACGTCGAAGAGCTTTGCCAACCAGTCGTGCAGTCGTTTAGCGAATCACTGCAAGATTACTACAACGAAAATTACAAAAGCAATCGCGGCGACCTGATCAATCTGATCGCCAAGGGGATGGAACAGCTGCACCCGAAGATGCTTGATCTCGAATCTCGCTATCGCGAATTTCGACGCGATGCGCCATTGGCATGGGACTCCCAAGGCATCGCAATCAATCCGCACCGTGAACGCCAATTGTTTTTGGTGGGTCGCCGCAGTGAAGTGACCGAGAAACTACGAGAGAAGGCGGTCGAAGTTGCCGCGATCGAGTCGATCATTCGGGAATCTAAATCGGACCCGCTGCTGGGTTTGAACATCATCGGCGAACTGCTGGGCAAGAGCTTCACGATGCCCAACTCACAAGGCCGCCTGGAAGACCTGCAACAGGGTGACGCTGAACTGGCGAAGAACAATTTGGCGCAAGAGTTGGTACCGTTGATGATCGAACGCAACAAATTCGAATCGGAATACGGCCCCAGTCACCCTTCGGTCAAGGTACTCGACTCGCAGCTCGAAACGATGCGTAGCGAGTTGCAACGATTGGTCGAAGAGAAAACCACTCGCGTGATGACGTTGATGAGTGAGTCGCTGGCGGATCCACGCGAGCGAGCCATTGAAGCAGTCAACGCCGTCGTCTTGGCATCGAAAGCACAAGTGGCACTGCTGACATCTCAGGTCAAAGAACTTGACTCGCAAATCGAAGACGAGCGAACCGAAGCCGCGAAATTGGCTCAGTTCGAACAAGAAAACCAAGCTCAACTTCGCGAAATCGAGCGTACTCGCGAATTACTGAATCAGCTCGAAGAACAAATGGCTCGAGTCAATCTGGTTGAAGACGAACGCGGTACGCGAGTCGTCGAGCTAACGGCACCATCGCTGGCATACAAGGTCGGTCCGAGTTTGATCAAAACCGTCGGTGCTGGCAGCATCCTTGGCATTCTGTTGGGATGCGGTCTTGCGATCCTGTTGGAAAAGAACGCCAACACATTCCGCGACCCAGACGAAATCGCCGACATTTTGGGGGTTCCTGTCCTGACCCACATTCCATTCTTCAAAGGCAAGGTGAAGAAGAGTGTGAAGGGCGATATAAATCCGTACGAGAAATTCGACCAATCTCTGGCGGTCGTCCATATGCCGGCGTCGATTCCGGCGGAAGCGATCCGGAGCTGCCGAACGTCAGTCTTCTTTGAATTGACAGGCAGCGGATCATGGGGTTCGGCTGAAAAGTCACCGGGCGGCCGAGTCATTCAAGTGACCAGTCCGCTGCCGGGTGATGGCAAGAGTACGATCGCCGGCAACCTGGCTTGCTCGATCGCGCAAAGTGGTAAGCGAACGCTTGTGATCGACTGTGACCTTCGGCGTCCACAATTGACGGACAACTTCGACATGGCGGACCAGAAAGGTTTGACCGATGTCCTGAACTGCGAGTGCGATGCACTTGACGCTTGTCATGTGACGCCGCTTCGCAACTTGTTCGTGATGCCAAGCGGTGCGATCCCAGCAAACCCAGCAGAAGCTTTGACGTTGCCAGAGATGAGCAACATGATGGAAATGCTTCGCGAGAAGTATGACTACATCTTGCTGGACACTCCACCATTGCTGGTGGTCACTGACCCAAGCATCACGGCTAGCATGGTGGACGGAGTCGTGGTTGCCTTGCGGATTCGGCGCAAGAGTCGGCACAACGCTCGCGAATCAATCAACATCCTACGTTCGGTGAGTGCACGGATTTTGGGCATTGTGATCAACAACTCTGACGAAGCCGGCGCGAGCGACGGATACCGTGGATACGGATATTACCGATACGGTCGACACACCAGTCGCTATTATCGAGCCGGTAAATCCGGAAAGTCGCACAAGCCTTCGCAGCCCTTGATCATCTCCGGCAGGGGATCGAAGCCGCAAGCCAAAGCAACGTCAGCGAAGGCCACATCTGCCCAAGCGGCAACTCCGTCAACGTTGGGGGAATCAACGCTGAAGGATCTTACTGATTAGAAAGCCAAGATTCCTAATGACATCAGCTTCTACAAGCGATCAAACCAGTAAGCCCACACTCTGTGTCACTAGTTTGGATCTTGGCCTGTTCCGGCGGTTCCTCTAGCAACGATTTGCAAGACTTCGCCGCTGAGCTGTCGACTCAGCGAACCACCGCCTCGCCCCCGGCGATCAGCCCTTCGTTACCATCCCTCAGTTATGATGGATCTTTTGTACGGGCCAAATAGTGGCTTACTTCGGCTCAACACCTCCAACTTTGCTCGAACGAATGAACTCGGATGAATCGCTGGCGAGAATTTCTCGACAACTTGATGAGCTGAACAACCCCGGCGACAAGGACAGCTGGCTTACAAACTCATCAGGCATCCGGCTTTGGATCGTTTGTTTGATTCCAACGTTGCCACTGTTGCTGGTCTACCTCTGGGCCTCAGTTCGCACGGCGCCGCTCGCCTACATACCGCTGGCATTTTTGTTGGTTGGACTACTGTATCGGTCGAGAGCCGACAGCCCCGTTGGTCGACCCAAGAAGAAAGCAGACTGGCTTCCGATCGGAATCGGCTTACTGGCGGTTTTGATGGCCGTGCTGCTTTCTTATCCATGGTTTTCGGCCTTTGGTTTCGTCTGCATTGCAGGATCGTTTCTTCGCAGTGTGCGTGGAAGATTGCGTCGAAGTCTGGCATATTTAACCGCACCGCTGATTTCGATTCTGGTGCCACCGTTCCAAATCGACGACCTAATCGTGAACTGGGCACACCGTAAAACGACATGGATTGCGAGTATCTTTTTGGATTTCCTAGAAATCCCTCACGCAATCGACGGCAGTGTGATCCAGCTTTTCGAACTTGAAGTCCTTGCCAGCGAAGTCAATGGCGGATTCCTGTCGATCTTCTGCCTCTTTTTCATCGCGTGCAGTTTGATGGCTTGGAAACGCGTCAGTCTATGGCTGTTACCGGCCTACGCGATTGCGGCACTGGCTACCACCATTTTGGTCAATGCATCGCGAGTCACCTTTCACATATTCGCAATTGAATCACTCGAAATCGACGAAGCGGTTAGCTGGTTGCCGATCGCGGCCGCGGCCACCGCTGGAATCGCAGCGATTGCAATTCTCTACTCGTTTCACCACCTAATCACAGCGTTTTTTCACTTCGTTGAACCCAACCAAGACGCAAACGTGAACCCGATCGTTCAAGGCTTCAATAAGCTTTCGTACATGAACGAGAACCGAGCATTCGAAGAAATGTCACAATATCGATCACGTGAAGGCCGTGATGAGGCTGTCCCGATTGCCAGCACAGCGTGGATGGGCCTGGTTGGAATTGGCGCACTGCTTGCACTGCTTTCGGTCGTCCAAGTGTTTCGATCGCCAATCGTATCGGACGACAAACTAGTAGCAACCAAGGTACTCCTTGCACCGGACGAAAATTTCTTTAACGCAGTCAAGATTCAGGCCGCAAAGATCGAATCGCATTCGCTCACGATGACGGAACAAAACAATGGTCCTGAACTGCGAAGCGATTCGTGGGAAGGCACATTCGGCGATGCACAACTAAAGATTCAAATCACTCAGCCATTGGTTGGGTGGTGGGAGCTGTCCAATGGATATCGTCAACTGGGCTGGGAAGTGCTTGACCGAGATACCGTTGCTGCAACCGAAGATGGAATTGAATCCGATAAAGACGCACTTTCAAAGCCGTTCATTTACGCGCGCCTTCGCCAGCAAGAGCCTGAACTACTGCAAAGCTACCTGTTCTTTTCATCGGTCGATGAGCATGGCAAGATCGGTGAAGCGCCGACCGGATTCGAATCATTGCTGAAGCGACTCAAACGCAGAATGGGCTTTGGCAATCGCGAGACGGCGGTTGCGATGATTCAGATGTGGGTAATATCGAAAGACCGCCTATCATCGTCTGACCTGCTGGAACTGCGACTTGCGTTCGTCAAGTATCGCAGCACCCTTTCCGACGCTTTGAAATCAAGCAAAAATCAGGTCGGAATTCCCGACAAGATCGACATCGAAATCGACAGCATCGAGACCACGTTTCCCAACGAGATAACGCCATGACCGAATATTTGAATCCAGTGAAGTGGATGCGGTGGGCAAGCCAATTCACATCGAACTGGTTTCTATCGTTGCCGGTACGCGATCTTCCCAAGGCTGCTTTGGCGGTTGCCGTTCTTGGCCTATTGGCCATCTGCGCCATCGCCGCCAATTCGGAAAGTTCGGATTGGCGAGGCCGATTGCTGGACCGACAATTGATCTCGGCGTTTGAACGCGACGACTTTGGGACCGCCGAATTGGTCCTAAACCGAAAGATTCGCAAGACACCCGACGACCCACAATTGCTATTTCGACTGGGGCTCGCCAAATACGCTCAAGACGAAAAAGAAACCGCGATCGACCTAATGCGATTGCTGGTGAAGAGCAAACGCCACGACCCAGCGGCGCGATGGCTGCTATTCAACAAGTTCTTGAACAAAGATTGGTCGACGTTTTCCGACGATGACAAGACCGAGTTTGGGCAATTGTTGGCGATGGTCCACAAAGAGGCCCCGAACGAAATCGCGATCAAACAGGTCTATGCTGAATACCTGATTGCATCAAAGGATTACTCAAAAGCAATTCCATTGCTGGACGATCTGTCACGGACACAGCCCATGCGGGGACTGCAAGCAGCTGTATTGGCAAGAGAACAGGGGAACGACGCACTTGCGGACCGACTAGCACGCCGAACGCTTGAATCCGTTGAAAGGTTGTTTGAGGAAGAGCCCAACAATGTCGGCTTGGTGGTAGCGGTTTCGCAGAACCAGATGTTCTTGAATCGCTATGCCGAGGCTGTCCGTACGCTCGAGGCAGGCATCAGTCGCGCAACCAAGGAGGAAGACAAACGCATCCTTTCGGCGAAGATGGGTGACTGTATCGTGATGTGGGTCGGCGAAATCGAAAAAGCGTCAACGACCACTGAAAAAGAACGACTTCGTGTACTGAAAATGTTGCAGGTTGCTCTCGTGTTTGCACCTCAAAACCCACGTGTTTTAACACTGGTTGCCGACAAAGTTTTAGCCACTCTTAACGACGACGACGAACAAATCGCGGCCGTTCGGAACGCATTGGTTAGCGGCAGCTCGCCTGGAATCGCTCACTTTATCCGCGGAACAGCGGCTTTGATGGAAGGTGAGGTCGATCGAGCTCAAACGTCGCTCTCGCTGGCCGCCAAGGAGTTGCCACAAAGCGGAGCGATCCTGAACAACCTGGCCGTCGCTCTTTCAATGCAGAGCGAAGATAACTTGGAGCGAGCCCTGAAGATATCGGATCAAGCGATCCTGCAGACCATCAACGCGACCCCGCACTTCTACGAGACACGTGGTCAGATCCTATTCCGATTGAAACGCTTCAAAGAAGCAATTCCGGATCTCGAGCGTGCCGTTTCGGTTCCAAGCTTGGCCAAGAACGCTCACCTTTCATTAGCCGAATGCTACGAGCAGATTGGCGATGACGAAATCGCAGAAATGCATCTCGAAGCATCCAAGAAAGAGATCTCAGATCCTGCCGAAGAGGTTTCGGAAGCTAACGAGTCCACAGACGGCGAAGCAGAAACAAGTGATGCGGAAGCGGAAACAGCAGAAGCTGAGCTAGAAACAACGGAAACCGAAACCGCTGACGCTGATTCGGCTCAGTGAGTTTTACTCGGTCAGGGTAGTCGACAGACCGGCGACCAGCTTTCGCCTGCATAACTGCACAAAAAAAACGGCCGACTTTTGTCGGCCGTTTTTCGTTCATTACTAGCAAAGTCTTTGCTTAGTACATGTCGTGGTCGCCACCGGTGCCAGCCTTCTTGCCGGCAGGCTTTTCGGCGACCAATGCATCGCTGGTCAACAGCAACGTTGCAACGCTGGCGGCGTTGCTGAGAGCTGTTCGCGTGACCTTCGTTGGGTCGATGACACCAGCCTTGACCATGTCTTCGTAGACGTCGGTCAAAGCGTTGTAGCCATCGTTGCCCTTTCCGGCCAACACTTTCTCGCAAACAATTCCACCGTCTTGACCGGCGTTTTCGGCGATCATGGTCAACGGTGCGCGACAGGCACGGATGACGATGTTGTAGCCAACGATTTGATCTTCGGTCATGTTTTCGGCATGCTTGACGGCTGCAGAAGCACGCAACAACGCGACTCCACCACCCGGCAAAATGCCTTCTTCGACTGCCGCACGCGTTGCGTGCAGAGCGTCTTCGACACGAGCCTTTTTCTCTTTCATTTCGCTTTCGGTCGCAGCACCGACATTGACCTTGGCAACGCCACCGGCCAACTTTGCGAGTCGCTCTTCCAGCTTTTCGCGATCGTAATCGCTGGAGCTGTTTTCGATTTCGCGACGGATTTGGTCGATACGCGCCTTGATGTCAGCGCTCTTACCGCCACCTTCGATGATGGTCGTGTTGTCCTTGTCGACCATGATCTTTTTGGCACGACCGAGCATCGGCAAGTCGACCGTTTCGAGCTTCGTTCCGAGAGCTTCGAAAATCGCTTGACCGCCGGTCAGAATTGCAATGTCTTCCATCATCGCTTTGCGACGATCGCCATAACCAGGTGCCTTGACCGCACAAACGGTGAAGGTGCCACGCAGGCGATTGATGACCAAAGTTGCAAGGGCTTCACCGTCGACATCTTCGGCGATGATCAACAATGGCTTGCCTTGCTGAACAACCTTTTCCAACAGCGGCACCATGTCTTTGATGTTGCTGATCTTCTTTTCAAAGACAAGGATGTAGGCGTCTTCGAGCACGACCGACATTGCTGCTGAATCGGTGACGAAGTACGGCGACAAATAGCCGCGATCGAACTGCATGCCTTCGACCCACTCTTGTTCGGTCTTTAGGCTCTTGCCTTCATCGACGGTGATGACGCCGTCCTTGCCAACCTTGCTCATCGCGTCGGCCAACAAGTCACCGATTTCGCGATCGTTGTTAGCTGCGATTGTGGCAACGTTCGCCATCGCCTCTTTGTCTTTGACCTTGGTCGCCATCTTGTGAAGCTTGTCGGTAATGTCGGCCACAGCGGCTTCGATACCAGCTTTCATTTGGATTGGGTTGACGCCCGCAACGACTGCCTTAAGGCCTTCGTTGAAAACGGCTTCGGCCATCACGGTAGCGGTCGTCGTGCCGTCACCAGCGACATCGCTGGTCTTCGACGCGACTTCGCGGACCATACGGGCACCCATGTTTTCAAAAACGTCGTCGAGCTCAATTTCCTTGGCAACGGTGACGCCGTCCTTGGTGACGGTTGGGCTTCCGAAGCTCTTTTGCAAGATGACGTTACGGCCTTTTGGCCCCAGCGTGACCTTGACGGTACGTGCCAGTTTTGAAACACCGCGGCGAATCGCTTCGCGTGCTTCCTGGTCGAATGCAATGATTTTTGGCATAGGTAGTGATTCTTGCTAAATAGTTTGATGGAGAAATGTGATGACGCGATCGCTAAAACCAGCGACTTACTCGACAACCGCCAAGACGTCGTCTTCACGCATCAGCAGGTATTCGACGTCGTCGATTTCGACTGTTTCGCCGGCATAGCTGCTGAACAGGACCTTGTCGCCATTCTTCAACTGGCTTTCCGCACGGGTGCCGTCATCCAGCAATTTGCCGCTACCGATTGCGACGACAGTGCCGCGGGCTGGCTTTTCGCGAGCCGAATCGGGCAGCACGATACCGCCAGCGGTGGTTTCTTCGCTCTCAACACGTTGAATGACGATTCGCTCGCCCATCGGTTGTAGACGGATATTCGACTTGTTTTTCGTGGCTGTTGCCATCTCCGTGGTACCTTTTCTTGGATGATGCTGAAGGGATGTGAGTGTTTTGTTCATGCGAGGATGCGCACCTTTGGCAGCAGCATCCGCGTGGAGTCGCTAAAGAGCAATCGGTGTGCCAGACGCAATCTTTCAGCTGCAAGTTCTTTCTATTAAACAGCTTACGGCAAAGACGCCTAGTTCGATGGACGTCTGGCAGACCAATTTGGCAGGATCTGATTTCGAACGGCAAATTGGGGCCGCTGATGGCGGAGGCGCAAACTGCCCCACTACTTACCCGCTATTCCAGTTCATCGGTGGCCAAGACATAGGCGGTGGCGTGAGTCCGGCAGGCACCTAGTGAGACATGCAGTTTTTCGATGCCAACTTGGTCGGCCCACTCGGCGGCCATTCCTGATAACAGGATGACGGCGCCTTCGCGCGGGTGGACGGCGACTTCGATGTCGGTCCAGCGGACGCCTTGGTTTCGGCATCGCATCGCCTTCATGGCAGCCTCTTTTGCCGCCCAGCGCCGAGCGAAGTTT is part of the Rubripirellula reticaptiva genome and harbors:
- the acpS gene encoding holo-ACP synthase produces the protein MAILGTGTEIVECVRIGKMIETHGEQFLERVYTADEIEYCIGAANSTQNFARRWAAKEAAMKAMRCRNQGVRWTDIEVAVHPREGAVILLSGMAAEWADQVGIEKLHVSLGACRTHATAYVLATDELE